CCAATTCATACAGAAAACCTGCAGGCGAAGTAAGTCCGAGGTTGATTAATGCTTGAAGTATTAAAATCCCTTCGCTGGCAGGATGTCGTCGATATTCTTATCGTCGCCTACATCATTTATCGGATTATTTTATTCATCAGGGGCACCCGCGCAGTCCAGATGCTGGCCGGCATCACCGTATTAATTGTCGTATATTTCGGCGCCCGGGAGCTTGAATTCCTCACGCTTTATTGGCTTCTGGGGACATTACTCAGTTCAATCTTTTTGATCATCATTATTGTTTTCCAGCGTGATATCAGGCGCGCCCTTACCCAGGTCGGCCAAACTCCCTTTACAAAATCCTATGATGACACAATTCATTCTCTCGGAGAAATCGTCAGCGCCGCAAACTACATGGCCCAGAAAAAAATCGGCGCTCTCATTGTTATTGAAAGAGAAACAGGTCTTAAGGATTTTATTGAATCAGGACAGACAATTGACGCGGCCCTCAGCAGACCTCTTATCCTGAGCCTCTTCCACACGAGCTCACCGCTCCATGATGGCGGCCTTATCATCCGCAACAACCGAATCATGACTGCAGGCTGCGTACTGCCGCTTACCAAGAATCCCTACATCAGCAAACAACTCGGCACAAGACACCGGGCGGCCATCGGCCTCTCAGAGGAAACCGATGCAGTTATTATTGTGGTATCCGAAGAAACGCAGCAAATTTCCCTTGTACAACATGGCGCGATCACCTCAAATCTTGACGTGAAGGCGCTTAGAAGCCGGCTTGACGCGATTTTTATTCCCAAAGATCATCAGACA
The Pseudomonadota bacterium DNA segment above includes these coding regions:
- the cdaA gene encoding diadenylate cyclase CdaA; its protein translation is MLEVLKSLRWQDVVDILIVAYIIYRIILFIRGTRAVQMLAGITVLIVVYFGARELEFLTLYWLLGTLLSSIFLIIIIVFQRDIRRALTQVGQTPFTKSYDDTIHSLGEIVSAANYMAQKKIGALIVIERETGLKDFIESGQTIDAALSRPLILSLFHTSSPLHDGGLIIRNNRIMTAGCVLPLTKNPYISKQLGTRHRAAIGLSEETDAVIIVVSEETQQISLVQHGAITSNLDVKALRSRLDAIFIPKDHQTQALWKNWLNKS